The proteins below come from a single Chitinophaga pinensis DSM 2588 genomic window:
- a CDS encoding DUF2490 domain-containing protein, with product MRNYPTVTTQILYPKYLLKAYLLLFLTLYSSICIYSQQQPTTTAWVIPGITYQHAERLKLSAQYALSTHQHTHLLYLQSYIGISKYVILNPAYLYINYHPPAGPVIPEHSFMTGCLLTTKLNRIILEDRNVIWNRFRQHAADMHIYRNRLRLTWPLPGKLQQTRIYSFDETWILINEKRWMRNRIAAGVSSDVLPWFNLDMSYAYEQDKVNGGLNIFFIMGTIQLSRKQR from the coding sequence ATGCGGAATTATCCAACAGTTACCACCCAAATCCTATATCCTAAGTACCTACTAAAGGCGTACTTGCTTCTATTCCTGACTTTATATAGTTCTATATGCATTTACAGCCAGCAACAACCCACTACCACTGCCTGGGTCATCCCAGGGATCACCTATCAACACGCTGAAAGGCTCAAACTATCTGCGCAATACGCTTTATCTACCCACCAACATACCCACCTGCTCTATCTACAGTCTTATATCGGGATCAGCAAATATGTCATACTCAACCCGGCTTACCTATATATTAATTACCATCCACCGGCAGGACCTGTTATTCCTGAACACTCATTTATGACCGGCTGTTTATTGACAACAAAACTGAACAGAATTATCCTAGAGGATAGGAATGTCATATGGAATCGCTTCCGACAGCATGCCGCGGATATGCATATTTATAGGAACAGGTTACGGCTAACATGGCCTTTACCGGGCAAATTACAGCAGACCAGGATTTATTCTTTTGATGAAACCTGGATATTGATCAATGAGAAAAGATGGATGCGTAATCGTATAGCGGCAGGCGTTTCCAGCGATGTTTTACCCTGGTTCAATCTTGATATGTCCTATGCTTATGAACAGGACAAAGTTAACGGTGGATTAAACATCTTCTTCATTATGGGTACCATACAACTTTCCAGGAAACAGCGATAA
- a CDS encoding GlcG/HbpS family heme-binding protein, translating to MEITMEQATTAARQAELKATEIQVPVNIVILDTAGYLKFFVRMDNAFIGSIDIALQKAKTAMLFRTSSEMVGEFLKPEAHAYGLSQTNGGLVGFPGGLPILKNKDIIGYIGISGGAVPQDLLIATAGSTI from the coding sequence ATGGAAATTACAATGGAACAAGCGACAACTGCCGCCCGACAGGCAGAATTAAAAGCGACCGAAATACAGGTGCCGGTTAACATCGTCATTCTCGATACAGCCGGATATTTGAAATTCTTTGTCCGCATGGATAATGCCTTTATCGGATCAATAGACATTGCCTTGCAAAAAGCAAAAACTGCAATGCTCTTCCGGACAAGCTCTGAAATGGTGGGCGAGTTCCTTAAACCCGAGGCACATGCTTATGGACTCTCGCAGACTAACGGAGGACTTGTAGGCTTTCCCGGCGGCCTGCCTATATTAAAAAACAAAGATATCATCGGCTACATCGGTATCTCGGGAGGGGCTGTACCCCAGGACCTGCTAATTGCAACGGCTGGCAGCACGATTTAG
- a CDS encoding SDR family oxidoreductase, translating into MSDKKKILITGAGSGLGEGTAIGLAKLGHEVIAGVQISPQVTPLRQKAIDLKLEKNLRVEKLDLLDPYDVAYALTWDYDILLSNAGIGEAGPVFEIPVDLVRKNFETNVFAPLHLAQQFIAKLIREKRKGKVVFTSSMGGLFTPDGYGIYVSTKHALEAVAEALSSELKKYDIQVQTINPGAYLTGYNETMADNPFRWLDDSKNFTKRADMKAVFDSLLGTPQGRLDPEEMISAMVNIVPSDKGKFRNVVPKFVEDMLKEHQEKAWDVTI; encoded by the coding sequence ATGAGCGACAAGAAAAAAATTCTGATCACCGGAGCAGGCTCCGGTTTAGGAGAAGGAACAGCCATAGGCTTAGCCAAACTGGGACATGAAGTCATTGCAGGCGTTCAGATCTCGCCACAGGTTACCCCGCTTCGCCAGAAGGCAATAGATCTAAAGCTGGAAAAGAACCTGCGGGTGGAAAAACTAGATCTCCTCGATCCATATGATGTGGCTTACGCACTCACCTGGGATTACGATATTCTGCTCAGCAATGCTGGTATAGGTGAAGCCGGACCAGTCTTCGAAATCCCGGTTGACCTGGTACGCAAAAATTTCGAAACAAATGTTTTTGCCCCCCTACATCTCGCGCAACAGTTCATTGCTAAATTGATACGTGAAAAAAGAAAAGGAAAAGTAGTGTTTACCTCCTCTATGGGTGGATTATTCACTCCAGATGGATATGGGATCTATGTGTCAACAAAACATGCATTGGAAGCGGTCGCAGAAGCGCTTTCTTCAGAATTGAAGAAATACGATATCCAAGTACAAACGATCAATCCTGGCGCCTACCTGACAGGCTATAATGAAACGATGGCAGACAACCCTTTCCGCTGGCTCGACGATAGTAAGAATTTTACTAAACGGGCCGATATGAAGGCCGTTTTCGATTCTCTGTTAGGAACGCCTCAGGGCAGACTCGACCCCGAAGAAATGATTAGTGCAATGGTCAATATTGTACCATCAGATAAAGGAAAATTTAGGAATGTAGTTCCGAAGTTCGTCGAAGACATGCTCAAAGAACACCAGGAAAAAGCCTGGGATGTGACCATTTAA
- a CDS encoding nuclear transport factor 2 family protein, whose protein sequence is MINKEIVRKGFERWTRSEGSFFDLLAANVVWTITGNSPVSKTYTSKQAFIAEVIDPLNERFSKKITPELKGIFAEDDMVIALWHGTAVAKDGRPYDNMYSWYMKMEQGKIIEVVAFFDTIEFTDIWNRIDITAVK, encoded by the coding sequence ATGATAAACAAAGAGATCGTACGTAAAGGGTTTGAGCGCTGGACCAGATCTGAAGGCAGTTTTTTTGATCTGCTGGCAGCTAATGTCGTATGGACAATTACCGGCAACAGTCCCGTTTCAAAAACATATACCAGTAAACAGGCATTTATCGCGGAAGTGATCGATCCGTTGAATGAACGGTTTTCGAAAAAGATCACTCCTGAACTGAAAGGCATCTTTGCAGAAGATGACATGGTGATCGCGCTCTGGCATGGCACTGCAGTTGCAAAGGATGGGCGGCCTTATGATAATATGTACTCCTGGTACATGAAAATGGAACAAGGAAAGATTATTGAAGTAGTTGCCTTTTTTGATACAATTGAATTCACCGACATATGGAACAGAATTGATATCACAGCAGTAAAGTAG
- a CDS encoding histidine kinase dimerization/phosphoacceptor domain -containing protein, which produces MVRILFTYLLLSCLLSKVYAQSTVFTATINHYNESQKRLLATNIGRFFYVVNQGQWDMDSCVRYVCKIYHLNIQLPYDETINNGNLQQEVAWLNQHAPNLLLQSIPGAAGEKRVAMLLELALYYLHKPGNDPSDLENTATYITQAKAYAKSLKLIRWLIECDAVAGDLYLQQGDAKKSSETFALVASFLKNNGDKKRNAIAVHQLALHLPYNDANRLSNLEKAFATYQELQLKEHAIAALGDIVTYYFSSDWSLAEAKLGELLVMQKQSGYRHFMDTYYVRAYLKNNRADYIGTTLDIDSALTIMTNTGDSSIYSMVCTRMGSIYMGLGEYQQANEWYFKGIERRAIEPQILWYTNLEEIGKSMPRLNKANEYLSFIRKMLADYPPEGEIDSITMSVRLGEAYLQLHQHDSAEKYFQPFLAYVERIPPQHLQMPDVFGFQQYARLCFQKGNYPLARVYLQKVVEHARGRPTIMSRLEVSRLQFAIDSAEGKFHDAFFALRDYVYFNDSAVNINQRFKSQEANIRYASEKKDQDIQILKQQGLIQEGNLKQARQMRNIVSGGIILLLIIGALGYNQYRMKQKNLLLIGQKNDQLTQLVNEKEWLLKEVHHRVKNNLQTIVSLLEMQADYLGDDALAAVQVSQNRIFATSLLHQKLYQFENVSSVNMKNYLPELIQHLREAFPVGKSIDIQMTIDDVELDVSQAMPVGLIFNEAFTNTMKYAFRDNNRRGKITVSCEKDADNFVNLLIADNGIGFNATGEAHTDGLGLSLIKGLAIDIDGEAKIESGTQGTTLYIRFKVRSPLSTNRLQ; this is translated from the coding sequence ATGGTTAGAATACTTTTTACATATCTGCTTCTCAGCTGCTTATTGTCGAAAGTGTATGCACAATCGACTGTATTTACTGCAACAATCAATCATTACAACGAATCTCAGAAGCGTCTGCTTGCCACAAACATCGGACGCTTTTTTTATGTTGTGAACCAGGGCCAATGGGACATGGATAGTTGCGTACGATACGTTTGCAAAATCTACCATCTTAATATCCAGTTGCCATATGATGAAACCATCAATAACGGTAACCTGCAGCAGGAAGTTGCCTGGTTAAATCAGCATGCTCCAAATCTGCTGCTGCAATCGATCCCCGGTGCAGCTGGAGAAAAGAGGGTTGCCATGTTACTGGAACTGGCGCTGTACTATCTGCACAAGCCAGGCAATGACCCATCCGATCTTGAAAATACAGCCACCTATATAACTCAGGCGAAAGCGTATGCAAAGTCATTAAAGCTTATAAGGTGGCTGATTGAATGTGACGCAGTAGCCGGCGATCTATATCTTCAGCAAGGCGATGCAAAAAAGAGCTCGGAAACATTTGCCCTGGTGGCCTCTTTTTTAAAGAATAACGGTGATAAAAAAAGAAATGCAATTGCCGTCCATCAGCTGGCGCTTCATTTGCCATACAACGATGCCAACCGGCTTAGTAATCTGGAAAAAGCATTTGCAACATACCAGGAGTTGCAGCTGAAGGAGCACGCCATAGCAGCCCTTGGCGATATTGTCACTTATTACTTTTCATCGGATTGGTCGCTCGCAGAAGCAAAGCTTGGCGAGTTATTAGTCATGCAAAAGCAAAGTGGATACCGACACTTTATGGATACTTATTACGTAAGAGCGTATTTAAAGAATAATAGGGCAGACTACATCGGAACTACCCTGGATATTGACAGTGCACTCACAATCATGACTAATACAGGCGATTCAAGTATTTACAGCATGGTATGTACCAGAATGGGGTCAATTTATATGGGTTTGGGTGAATATCAACAGGCGAACGAATGGTATTTCAAAGGAATCGAGCGACGTGCGATTGAGCCACAGATTTTATGGTATACTAACCTGGAAGAGATCGGCAAATCTATGCCACGCTTAAATAAGGCAAATGAGTATCTGTCATTTATACGAAAGATGCTTGCAGACTATCCACCGGAAGGTGAGATAGATAGTATAACCATGTCTGTCCGTCTCGGAGAGGCATACTTACAGCTGCATCAGCATGATTCCGCTGAAAAATATTTCCAGCCATTCCTTGCCTATGTAGAAAGAATTCCACCGCAACACCTGCAGATGCCAGATGTATTCGGATTTCAGCAATATGCCCGTTTATGCTTTCAGAAAGGAAACTATCCGCTGGCAAGGGTTTATTTGCAGAAAGTCGTAGAACATGCCAGGGGCAGACCTACAATTATGTCGAGACTTGAGGTTTCCCGATTACAGTTTGCAATAGATTCAGCAGAAGGGAAGTTCCATGACGCATTTTTCGCGCTCAGGGATTATGTTTATTTTAATGATTCTGCCGTTAATATTAACCAACGATTTAAAAGTCAGGAAGCCAACATCCGCTATGCCTCAGAGAAAAAGGACCAGGATATTCAAATCCTGAAACAACAGGGGTTGATCCAGGAAGGTAATCTCAAACAGGCAAGGCAAATGCGTAATATCGTTTCAGGCGGTATTATTTTATTACTGATCATTGGGGCATTGGGTTACAACCAGTACCGTATGAAACAAAAGAACCTGCTACTGATCGGTCAGAAAAATGATCAGCTGACGCAGCTGGTCAATGAAAAAGAATGGCTGCTCAAAGAGGTGCATCACCGTGTAAAAAACAACCTGCAAACAATTGTAAGCCTGCTGGAAATGCAGGCCGATTACCTGGGAGATGATGCGCTGGCAGCAGTACAGGTCAGCCAGAACAGGATATTTGCGACCTCTCTCCTGCATCAGAAACTGTATCAGTTTGAGAATGTGTCCTCTGTCAATATGAAGAACTATCTGCCGGAGCTGATCCAACATCTCAGGGAGGCTTTTCCTGTAGGTAAGTCCATAGATATACAAATGACTATTGACGATGTAGAGCTGGATGTATCGCAGGCTATGCCGGTTGGCCTTATATTTAATGAGGCATTTACGAATACCATGAAATATGCATTCAGGGACAATAACAGAAGGGGAAAAATTACCGTTTCATGTGAAA